The following are encoded together in the Paludisphaera mucosa genome:
- a CDS encoding response regulator, whose product MGSLLVAVRDIRIGIPFEKQIAGPSLRDAHLAGTAIMTPSSSDIHGDVERCRALGGDVYGRKPIEGSDLPDPIRPVPGDSPAAMVEQAAPAPNSPIAPSRRLRVLLAEDAPVNQRLAVTLLESRGYEVAVAGDGREALEILDRETFDLVLMDVQMPRMDGFEATAAIRRGEVDTGRHLTILAMTAHAMDGDRERCLGAGMDGYISKPIRAQQFLAIVGGHAVPAAMAETGESGETRLEVAEQVFDLPDALARALGRPELLQKMSELFLADCPGLLDQVRAALAAGDGSALERAAHRIRGSAAYLSAPRVVEVAGRLEGMGSEGVLSEAGAACKELEDEVVRLEFALEILKEAGTA is encoded by the coding sequence ATACGCATCGGAATCCCCTTCGAGAAACAGATCGCCGGGCCGAGCCTCCGGGACGCCCATCTGGCCGGTACGGCCATTATGACACCATCGTCTTCCGACATTCATGGCGACGTCGAACGCTGCAGGGCACTGGGCGGCGACGTCTATGGCCGCAAGCCCATCGAGGGATCGGACCTGCCCGACCCGATCCGGCCCGTCCCGGGTGACTCGCCGGCTGCGATGGTCGAGCAGGCAGCGCCGGCGCCGAATTCCCCGATCGCGCCTTCGCGTCGGCTCCGGGTGTTGCTTGCGGAGGACGCCCCCGTAAATCAGCGACTGGCGGTGACTCTCCTTGAGAGCCGAGGCTACGAGGTGGCCGTGGCCGGCGACGGCCGAGAGGCGCTCGAGATCCTCGACCGGGAGACGTTCGACCTGGTCCTCATGGACGTGCAGATGCCCCGAATGGATGGGTTCGAGGCCACCGCCGCCATCCGCCGAGGCGAGGTCGACACGGGCCGCCACCTGACGATCCTCGCCATGACGGCGCATGCGATGGACGGAGACCGCGAGCGGTGCTTGGGCGCCGGGATGGACGGCTACATCTCCAAGCCGATCCGCGCCCAGCAGTTCCTCGCGATCGTCGGGGGGCATGCCGTCCCGGCGGCGATGGCGGAGACGGGGGAGAGCGGGGAGACCCGTCTCGAGGTCGCCGAACAGGTGTTCGACCTTCCGGACGCTCTGGCACGGGCTCTCGGCAGGCCGGAGCTGCTGCAAAAGATGTCCGAACTGTTCCTGGCCGACTGTCCCGGTCTGCTCGATCAAGTCCGCGCGGCCCTGGCCGCGGGAGACGGCTCGGCGCTGGAACGTGCGGCCCACAGGATCAGGGGGTCGGCGGCCTACCTCAGCGCCCCTAGGGTCGTCGAGGTCGCCGGGCGCCTTGAAGGGATGGGATCCGAGGGAGTGCTCTCGGAAGCCGGGGCCGCGTGCAAGGAGCTGGAGGACGAGGTCGTCCGCCTCGAATTCGCCCTGGAAATCCTCAAGGAAGCAGGCACCGCATGA
- a CDS encoding GGDEF domain-containing protein: MRVLIADDDPAARLLLEGTLTEWGYEVVTARDGSEAWDLLRRADAPSLAILDWMMPGLDGVDVCRKVRQEGEAPYVYLILLTGKARTEDVVRGMESGADDYVGKPFDEQELKVRMRAGRRIVELHDALRIQATRDALTGAWNRRAIFDILEREAVRAGREGTSVGVIMADLDHFKRINDTLGHQAGDAVLREASRRIELALRPYDAHGRYGGEEFLVVLPGCEMPCAWAAAERIRHTLAEAHVATPSGMTPVTASMGMAIVHGAGRDAEGLIRLADEALYRAKRGGRNRVEVALGSDLGAFSRS, from the coding sequence ATGAGGGTCCTGATCGCCGACGACGATCCCGCCGCGCGTCTCCTGCTGGAGGGCACGCTGACGGAATGGGGCTACGAGGTTGTGACGGCGCGGGACGGCTCCGAGGCCTGGGACCTGCTCCGCCGGGCGGACGCACCATCGCTGGCCATCCTCGACTGGATGATGCCGGGCCTCGACGGCGTCGACGTCTGCCGCAAGGTCCGCCAGGAGGGCGAGGCGCCCTACGTCTACCTCATCCTGCTGACCGGGAAGGCCAGGACCGAGGACGTCGTCCGGGGCATGGAGTCGGGGGCCGACGACTATGTGGGCAAGCCCTTCGACGAGCAGGAATTGAAGGTCCGCATGCGCGCCGGGCGGCGGATCGTGGAACTGCACGACGCGCTGCGGATCCAGGCCACCCGAGACGCCCTGACGGGGGCTTGGAACCGGCGGGCGATCTTCGATATCCTCGAGCGAGAGGCCGTACGCGCGGGACGAGAGGGGACGTCGGTCGGGGTGATCATGGCGGACCTCGACCACTTCAAGCGGATCAACGACACGCTCGGCCATCAGGCCGGCGACGCGGTCCTGCGCGAAGCGTCGCGGAGGATCGAGCTCGCGCTGCGACCGTATGACGCGCACGGGCGGTATGGCGGGGAGGAGTTTCTCGTCGTCCTGCCGGGATGCGAAATGCCGTGCGCCTGGGCGGCCGCGGAGCGGATCCGTCACACCCTCGCCGAGGCCCACGTGGCCACACCGTCGGGGATGACCCCCGTCACGGCCAGCATGGGGATGGCGATCGTACATGGGGCGGGTCGCGACGCCGAGGGGCTGATCCGGCTCGCGGACGAGGCCCTCTACCGGGCGAAACGAGGGGGGAGGAACCGGGTCGAGGTTGCGCTCGGCTCGGA